The proteins below come from a single Drosophila kikkawai strain 14028-0561.14 chromosome 3R, DkikHiC1v2, whole genome shotgun sequence genomic window:
- the LOC108073485 gene encoding uncharacterized protein isoform X1, with the protein MAIGDEAAGGMLQPSQLLLVACLLLMLLHLENATAKPPTKELPRPLILLEEKEPEQEQDFKMTFQGQRNGRSHRPTLMDVALQQSVRQGLDAMAELYGRIQPEMLRNGQTLQDNHPAAMLSRFNAPTTDSERREMAAYATIAAAKAFRKNFQHIDELARQSHAQRISLRRTALEGLCPPRDPPPCMPASERYRTHDGTCNNKRRPRWGAAQMPFNRFLPPEYGDGVDTVRSSADGSTLSSSRFVSLLVHGAREGEAPLTLMIAQWGQLLDHDMTSTAQPRSINGSIPSCCGGKDFHPACFPIKVPLDDPWLAPLKVRCLEFLRSAPAQRRDCVLSWREQTNQVTSYIDASPIYSNSAKTSDNARVFRHGLLIYGRGDPAEDVCQRGAIATKCIRSGDGRSGEQPGLLAMHHVWVGEHNRIALELSELNPHWSDEKVYQETRRIVGAMFQHITFREFLPVILGREVAKLFDLDLLPSGYYERYSSKVNPTVANAFAAAAFRFGHSLVQNSYTRCDRHHNVINNNVSLHEEFQRGDIGSAGSLHRLLRGLASQRALKRDEFITPELTNHLFQTPGFPFGLDLAAINIQRGRDHGIAPYSAWRVPCGLSPIHSWDDFANVVGPESAKRIGHAYRSVHDIDLFVGGIAERPVVGGLVGPTFACIIAQQFSNARRGDRFWYENGGFESSFTPAQLHSLRRVSLAQVLCRTVGGGTLQPHIFIPAEFEDNERQSCGVGILAPIDLSPWLEQDPFHNQQVPEQVFNMAQPELGSVQVLKEDKAGFSNRVRPTKPQVELNANSATGFHRPTNGSPSKVSDKLDLKRKTVTTTNKNSDSNNRQTTRKPVTGVNNKLDKSPKITINLKSVNVRRPGGSGQNSKRRVVINNVPVELRSSGGNASDAATGTGTLTDGDEDEENEFEEDDVQDMEEVPELRTSQETTQTDLNKTDAIKKTTKEEQPLVQSTENPKTERRDSRKLDPQQETKILDKSLDSRLLHLQRNRTSTFSDSQTSSTASLGRSTRQTKAPKTNKPTKRGVELRQYQNRPLYERPQKVVVNGPNADQYEIEINIRQTNKSPVSRPSMTDYAEYTTAHKPYYESNYAPHYVDYASTTPVPLPSYGYHQPLAEISTQGQRTKPPTIIYLNDNDDRRTTTRAPNIFQNFLTFATNSFNPLGNRRPMPTTPSPISQSHKEQRPIFENNVVHSPISIGGNSHTLTGYPSYSPRPTSVHSYPVSTSSQIGANPGSGFLHASSSAVSAGHFGSISGVASANGADSTFSFNIRPRPSQELGPAVSSYPRPQQSQGGGSYGLVGPPSYRPDYPPAQSELYYDRELSTDRNTSPFSGSSSSSVYRPQIQQQTFYGRTPELKEAGNASNELTQTEHKLYLQDYDYVSRTLSNLTKDESTLTPDDDDYVYDEDMPSNDLDKTETRKESDPTDMSTKKFDKDGYMRPQLMRDSTTHNSTGTNVTSLDDNYVMPMLANKTQTSYVTEVPKPMLSTSSRTVTNSKVTVFPDSLGKQLGNDILADEAEDYDERNSEARQKAQKLKQLASVAFAPITVLTKPDRPDNWVIYNKASEEPPLPQPPLIKSNDVAPTGEVPTPIKNFNNAWRKQDLKAAQPETSAKLEDVSIPTTTTVAAAESN; encoded by the exons ATGGCGATCGGCGATG AAGCCGCCGGTGGAATGTTGCAGCCatcacagctgctgctggtggcctGCCTGCTGCTTATGCTGTTGCACTTGGAAAATGCCACCGCCAAGCCGCCCACCAAGGAGCTGCCTCGCCCGCTGATTCTgctggaggagaaggagccggagcaggagcaggatttCAAGATGACATTCCAGGGGCAGCGAAATGGACGCTCGCACCGTCCCACATTGATGGATGTGGCCCTGCAGCAAAGCGTGCGCCAGGGATTGGATGCCATGGCCGAGCTGTACGGTCGCATTCAGCCGGAGATGCTGCGCAATG GTCAAACCCTGCAGGACAATCATCCAGCCGCGATGCTTTCCCGCTTCAATGCCCCAACCACGGACTCGGAGCGCCGGGAGATGGCCGCCTATGCCACCATagcagcagccaaggcctTTCGGAAAAA CTTCCAGCACATCGATGAACTGGCCCGCCAGTCGCACGCGCAGCGCATCTCCCTGCGGCGCACCGCCTTGGAAGGACTGTGTCCGCCGCGGGATCCACCGCCCTGCATGCCCGCCTCGGAGCGGTATCGCACCCACGATGGCACCTGTAACAACAAACGCCGGCCTAGGTGGGGCGCCGCCCAGATGCCCTTCAATCGGTTCCTCCCGCCGGAGTATGGAGATGGCGTGGACACTGTGAGAAGTTCCGCCGATGGCAGCACCTTATCCTCGTCCAGATTTGTGAGTTTGCTGGTCCATGGAGCGAGGGAAGGCGAGGCACCGCTTACCCTGATGATAGCCCAGTGGGGGCAGCTGCTGGACCATGACATGACCTCAACGGCACAGCCACG CTCCATCAATGGCTCCATTCCCAGTTGCTGTGGTGGCAAGGACTTTCATCCAGCCTGCTTCCCTATCAAAGTGCCCCTAGACGATCCCTGGCTGGCACCACTCAAAGTGCGCTGCCTGGAATTCCTGCGCTCGGCTCCGGCCCAGCGGCGGGATTGTGTGTTGTCCTGGCGGGAGCAAACCAACCAGGTTACCTCCTACATCGACGCCTCGCCCATTTACTCAAACAGTGCCAAGACCTCAGACAATGCGAGGGTTTTCCGTCATGGACTGCTCATCTATGGCCGTGGAGATCCCGCCGAAGATGTGTGCCAGCGGGGTGCCATAGCTACCAAGTGCATAAGGTCCGGAGATGGGCGAAGTGGAGAGCAGCCTGGTCTGCTGGCCATGCACCATGTCTGGGTGGGCGAACACAACCGCATAGCCCTTGAGCTGAGCGAGCTGAATCCGCACTGGAGCGATGAAAAGGTGTACCAGGAGACGCGTCGCATTGTGGGTGCCATGTTCCAGCACATAACCTTCCGCGAGTTCCTGCCCGTCATTCTGGGCCGGGAGGTGGCCAAGCTGTTCGACCTAGACCTGCTGCCGTCGGGCTACTACGAACGTTACAGTTCAAAGGTTAATCCCACGGTGGCCAATGCCTTTGCTGCGGCGGCCTTCCGCTTTGGCCACTCGCTGGTCCAGAATTCCTACACGAGATGCGATCGTCATCACAATGTGATCAACAACA ATGTCAGCCTGCATGAGGAGTTCCAACGCGGCGACATTGGCTCGGCGGGCTCACTGCATCGTCTCTTGCGTGGCTTGGCCTCCCAGCGTGCTCTCAAAAGGGATGAGTTCATCACACCCGAGCTGACCAATCACCTCTTCCAGACACCGGGCTTTCCCTTTGGCTTGGACCTGGCTGCCATTAACATTCAGAGGGGACGGGATCATGGGATTGCCCCTTACAGCGCTTGGAGGGTGCCCTGTGGCCTCAGCCCCATCCACAGCTGGGATGACTTTG CTAATGTGGTGGGTCCGGAGTCCGCCAAGCGCATAGGCCACGCCTATCGCAGCGTCCACGACATCGATCTCTTTGTAGGCGGCATCGCAGAGCGTCCTGTGGTGGGCGGCCTGGTGGGTCCCACCTTTGCCTGCATCATTGCCCAGCAGTTTAGCAATGCCCGGCGGGGAGATCGTTTCTGGTACGAGAACGGTGGCTTCGAGAGCTCCTTCACGCCCGCCCAGCTGCACTCCCTGCGTCGTGTGTCCCTGGCTCAGGTCCTCTGCCGTACAGTGGGCGGTGGCACGCTTCAGCCCCACATCTTCATCCCAGCCGAGTTCGAGGACAACGAGCGACAGAGCTGCGGCGTGGGTATCCTGGCGCCCATCGATCTGAGCCCTTGGCTGGAGCAAGATCCCTTCCACAATCAACAGGTGCCAGAGCAGGTGTTCAACATGGCTCAACCGGAACTGGGCTCAGTGCAGGTCCTCAAGGAGGACAAGGCGGGCTTCTCCAACCGAGTGAGACCGACCAAGCCTCAGGTGGAGCTCAACGCCAACTCAGCCACTGGTTTCCATCGACCCACCAATGGGAGTCCCTCCAAAGTTAGCGACAAACTTGACCTCAAACGCAAGACAGTGACGACAACCAACAAGAACAGTGACAGTAACAACCGACAGACCACTCGCAAACCCGTGACTGGTGTCAACAACAAACTCGACAAGTCCCCAAAGATCACCATAAACCTAAAGAGCGTGAATGTGCGCAGGCCAGGGGGATCAGGACAGAATTCCAAGAGACGTGTGGTCATTAACAATGTGCCCGTGGAGCTACGGAGCTCAGGGGGTAATGCTAGTGATGCAGCGACTGGGACAGGAACTTTGACTGATGGGGACGAGGACGAAGAGAATGAGTTTGAGGAGGACGACGTACAGGACATGGAGGAAGTGCCAGAGTTGAGGACTAGCCAGGAGACAACACAGACTGACCTAAACAAAACtgacgcaattaaaaaaacaactaaaGAGGAACAACCTCTTGTACAGAGTACAGAAAACCCCAAGACCGAGAGACGCGACTCCAGGAAACTGGATCCCCAACAGGAGACCAAGATCCTTGACAAATCACTGGACTCACGACTATTACACCTCCAACGCAATCGTACCAGCACTTTTTCGGATTCCCAGACCAGCTCCACAGCCAGTTTGGGACGATCCACGCGGCAAACCAAGGCGCCCAAGACCAACAAGCCCACTAAGCGGGGCGTCGAACTGAGACAGTACCAGAACAGACCGCTGTACGAGAGACCCCAGAAGGTGGTGGTCAACGGACCGAACGCCGACCAGTACGAGATCGAGATCAACATACGACAGACAAACAAGAGTCCCGTCTCGCGACCCTCGATGACCGACTATGCGGAGTACACGACTGCCCACAAACCGTACTACGAATCGAACTACGCACCGCACTACGTGGACTATGCGAGCACGACACCCGTTCCCTTGCCAAGCTACGGGTACCACCAGCCCCTGGCGGAGATTAGCACTCAGGGACAGAGAACAAAGCCACCGACTATTATCTATCtgaacgacaacgacgacagACGGACTACGACCCGAGCACCGAACATCTTCCAGAACTTTTTGACCTTTGCCACGAACAGTTTTAATCCCCTGGGGAACCGACGACCGATGCCTACAACTCCTTCGCCCATCTCCCAGAGCCACAAGGAGCAGAGGCCCATTTTTGAAAACAATGTTGTACACAGTCCCATTAGCATTGGTGGGaactcacacacactgacCGGTTATCCCTCCTACTCCCCACGTCCGACTTCAGTGCACTCCTATCCGGTGTCCACCAGCTCCCAGATAGGAGCTAATCCTGGTTCCGGGTTTCTGCACGCCTCTAGCAGCGCCGTGAGCGCTGGCCACTTTGGCAGCATCTCCGGAGTGGCCAGTGCCAATGGTGCTGACAGCACCTTTAGCTTCAATATACGACCGCGACCTAGTCAGGAGCTGGGTCCGGCAGTGAGCTCTTATCCGCGACCGCAGCAGAGTCAGGGGGGAGGATCCTACGGCCTGGTTGGGCCACCTTCCTACAGACCAGACTATCCGCCAGCCCAGAGCGAACTATACTACGACAGGGAACTAAGTACTGACAGAAACACCAGTCCGTTCTCCGGCTCCAGCTCGAGTTCGGTGTACAGGCCACAGATACAACAGCAGACTTTCTACGGACGGACACCGGAACTCAAGGAGGCGGGCAACGCCAGCAACGAACTGACCCAGACAGAGCATAAACTCTACCTACAGGACTATGACTATGTGAGCAGGACTCTGTCCAACCTGACAAAGGACGAAAGCACTTTGACTCCAGACGATGATGACTACGTTTACGACGAAGACATGCCTAGCAACGACCTGGACAAGACAGAGACCCGTAAGGAGTCGGACCCAACGGACATGTCCACCAAAAAGTTTGACAAAGACGGCTACATGAGACCCCAACTGATGCGCGACTCGACGACCCACAACTCGACTGGAACGAACGTGACCTCCCTGGACGACAACTACGTAATGCCCATGCTGGCGAACAAGACGCAGACGAGCTACGTGACCGAGGTGCCCAAGCCCATGCTGTCCACCTCCAGCCGGACTGTGACGAACAGCAAGGTAACCGTCTTCCCCGACAGCCTGGGCAAGCAGCTGGGCAACGACATACTGGCGGACGAGGCGGAAGACTATGACGAACGGAACTCGGAGGCGCGCCAGAAGGCCCAGAAGCTCAAGCAACTGGCCAGTGTGGCATTCGCACCGATAACAGTACTGACCAAGCCGGACAGACCCGACAACTGGGTGATCTACAATAAGGCCAGTGAGGAGCCACCGCTGCCGCAGCCGCCTCTGATCAAATCAAATGATGTGGCACCCACCGGCGAGGTACCTACTCCTATCAAGAACTTTAATAATGCCTGGCGGAAGCAGGATCTGAAGGCGGCTCAGCCGGAGACGTCAGCCAAGCTAGAGGATGTGTCAAtaccaacaacaaccactgtGGCAGCAGCGGAGAGTAACTAG
- the LOC108073485 gene encoding uncharacterized protein isoform X2, giving the protein MLQPSQLLLVACLLLMLLHLENATAKPPTKELPRPLILLEEKEPEQEQDFKMTFQGQRNGRSHRPTLMDVALQQSVRQGLDAMAELYGRIQPEMLRNGQTLQDNHPAAMLSRFNAPTTDSERREMAAYATIAAAKAFRKNFQHIDELARQSHAQRISLRRTALEGLCPPRDPPPCMPASERYRTHDGTCNNKRRPRWGAAQMPFNRFLPPEYGDGVDTVRSSADGSTLSSSRFVSLLVHGAREGEAPLTLMIAQWGQLLDHDMTSTAQPRSINGSIPSCCGGKDFHPACFPIKVPLDDPWLAPLKVRCLEFLRSAPAQRRDCVLSWREQTNQVTSYIDASPIYSNSAKTSDNARVFRHGLLIYGRGDPAEDVCQRGAIATKCIRSGDGRSGEQPGLLAMHHVWVGEHNRIALELSELNPHWSDEKVYQETRRIVGAMFQHITFREFLPVILGREVAKLFDLDLLPSGYYERYSSKVNPTVANAFAAAAFRFGHSLVQNSYTRCDRHHNVINNNVSLHEEFQRGDIGSAGSLHRLLRGLASQRALKRDEFITPELTNHLFQTPGFPFGLDLAAINIQRGRDHGIAPYSAWRVPCGLSPIHSWDDFANVVGPESAKRIGHAYRSVHDIDLFVGGIAERPVVGGLVGPTFACIIAQQFSNARRGDRFWYENGGFESSFTPAQLHSLRRVSLAQVLCRTVGGGTLQPHIFIPAEFEDNERQSCGVGILAPIDLSPWLEQDPFHNQQVPEQVFNMAQPELGSVQVLKEDKAGFSNRVRPTKPQVELNANSATGFHRPTNGSPSKVSDKLDLKRKTVTTTNKNSDSNNRQTTRKPVTGVNNKLDKSPKITINLKSVNVRRPGGSGQNSKRRVVINNVPVELRSSGGNASDAATGTGTLTDGDEDEENEFEEDDVQDMEEVPELRTSQETTQTDLNKTDAIKKTTKEEQPLVQSTENPKTERRDSRKLDPQQETKILDKSLDSRLLHLQRNRTSTFSDSQTSSTASLGRSTRQTKAPKTNKPTKRGVELRQYQNRPLYERPQKVVVNGPNADQYEIEINIRQTNKSPVSRPSMTDYAEYTTAHKPYYESNYAPHYVDYASTTPVPLPSYGYHQPLAEISTQGQRTKPPTIIYLNDNDDRRTTTRAPNIFQNFLTFATNSFNPLGNRRPMPTTPSPISQSHKEQRPIFENNVVHSPISIGGNSHTLTGYPSYSPRPTSVHSYPVSTSSQIGANPGSGFLHASSSAVSAGHFGSISGVASANGADSTFSFNIRPRPSQELGPAVSSYPRPQQSQGGGSYGLVGPPSYRPDYPPAQSELYYDRELSTDRNTSPFSGSSSSSVYRPQIQQQTFYGRTPELKEAGNASNELTQTEHKLYLQDYDYVSRTLSNLTKDESTLTPDDDDYVYDEDMPSNDLDKTETRKESDPTDMSTKKFDKDGYMRPQLMRDSTTHNSTGTNVTSLDDNYVMPMLANKTQTSYVTEVPKPMLSTSSRTVTNSKVTVFPDSLGKQLGNDILADEAEDYDERNSEARQKAQKLKQLASVAFAPITVLTKPDRPDNWVIYNKASEEPPLPQPPLIKSNDVAPTGEVPTPIKNFNNAWRKQDLKAAQPETSAKLEDVSIPTTTTVAAAESN; this is encoded by the exons ATGTTGCAGCCatcacagctgctgctggtggcctGCCTGCTGCTTATGCTGTTGCACTTGGAAAATGCCACCGCCAAGCCGCCCACCAAGGAGCTGCCTCGCCCGCTGATTCTgctggaggagaaggagccggagcaggagcaggatttCAAGATGACATTCCAGGGGCAGCGAAATGGACGCTCGCACCGTCCCACATTGATGGATGTGGCCCTGCAGCAAAGCGTGCGCCAGGGATTGGATGCCATGGCCGAGCTGTACGGTCGCATTCAGCCGGAGATGCTGCGCAATG GTCAAACCCTGCAGGACAATCATCCAGCCGCGATGCTTTCCCGCTTCAATGCCCCAACCACGGACTCGGAGCGCCGGGAGATGGCCGCCTATGCCACCATagcagcagccaaggcctTTCGGAAAAA CTTCCAGCACATCGATGAACTGGCCCGCCAGTCGCACGCGCAGCGCATCTCCCTGCGGCGCACCGCCTTGGAAGGACTGTGTCCGCCGCGGGATCCACCGCCCTGCATGCCCGCCTCGGAGCGGTATCGCACCCACGATGGCACCTGTAACAACAAACGCCGGCCTAGGTGGGGCGCCGCCCAGATGCCCTTCAATCGGTTCCTCCCGCCGGAGTATGGAGATGGCGTGGACACTGTGAGAAGTTCCGCCGATGGCAGCACCTTATCCTCGTCCAGATTTGTGAGTTTGCTGGTCCATGGAGCGAGGGAAGGCGAGGCACCGCTTACCCTGATGATAGCCCAGTGGGGGCAGCTGCTGGACCATGACATGACCTCAACGGCACAGCCACG CTCCATCAATGGCTCCATTCCCAGTTGCTGTGGTGGCAAGGACTTTCATCCAGCCTGCTTCCCTATCAAAGTGCCCCTAGACGATCCCTGGCTGGCACCACTCAAAGTGCGCTGCCTGGAATTCCTGCGCTCGGCTCCGGCCCAGCGGCGGGATTGTGTGTTGTCCTGGCGGGAGCAAACCAACCAGGTTACCTCCTACATCGACGCCTCGCCCATTTACTCAAACAGTGCCAAGACCTCAGACAATGCGAGGGTTTTCCGTCATGGACTGCTCATCTATGGCCGTGGAGATCCCGCCGAAGATGTGTGCCAGCGGGGTGCCATAGCTACCAAGTGCATAAGGTCCGGAGATGGGCGAAGTGGAGAGCAGCCTGGTCTGCTGGCCATGCACCATGTCTGGGTGGGCGAACACAACCGCATAGCCCTTGAGCTGAGCGAGCTGAATCCGCACTGGAGCGATGAAAAGGTGTACCAGGAGACGCGTCGCATTGTGGGTGCCATGTTCCAGCACATAACCTTCCGCGAGTTCCTGCCCGTCATTCTGGGCCGGGAGGTGGCCAAGCTGTTCGACCTAGACCTGCTGCCGTCGGGCTACTACGAACGTTACAGTTCAAAGGTTAATCCCACGGTGGCCAATGCCTTTGCTGCGGCGGCCTTCCGCTTTGGCCACTCGCTGGTCCAGAATTCCTACACGAGATGCGATCGTCATCACAATGTGATCAACAACA ATGTCAGCCTGCATGAGGAGTTCCAACGCGGCGACATTGGCTCGGCGGGCTCACTGCATCGTCTCTTGCGTGGCTTGGCCTCCCAGCGTGCTCTCAAAAGGGATGAGTTCATCACACCCGAGCTGACCAATCACCTCTTCCAGACACCGGGCTTTCCCTTTGGCTTGGACCTGGCTGCCATTAACATTCAGAGGGGACGGGATCATGGGATTGCCCCTTACAGCGCTTGGAGGGTGCCCTGTGGCCTCAGCCCCATCCACAGCTGGGATGACTTTG CTAATGTGGTGGGTCCGGAGTCCGCCAAGCGCATAGGCCACGCCTATCGCAGCGTCCACGACATCGATCTCTTTGTAGGCGGCATCGCAGAGCGTCCTGTGGTGGGCGGCCTGGTGGGTCCCACCTTTGCCTGCATCATTGCCCAGCAGTTTAGCAATGCCCGGCGGGGAGATCGTTTCTGGTACGAGAACGGTGGCTTCGAGAGCTCCTTCACGCCCGCCCAGCTGCACTCCCTGCGTCGTGTGTCCCTGGCTCAGGTCCTCTGCCGTACAGTGGGCGGTGGCACGCTTCAGCCCCACATCTTCATCCCAGCCGAGTTCGAGGACAACGAGCGACAGAGCTGCGGCGTGGGTATCCTGGCGCCCATCGATCTGAGCCCTTGGCTGGAGCAAGATCCCTTCCACAATCAACAGGTGCCAGAGCAGGTGTTCAACATGGCTCAACCGGAACTGGGCTCAGTGCAGGTCCTCAAGGAGGACAAGGCGGGCTTCTCCAACCGAGTGAGACCGACCAAGCCTCAGGTGGAGCTCAACGCCAACTCAGCCACTGGTTTCCATCGACCCACCAATGGGAGTCCCTCCAAAGTTAGCGACAAACTTGACCTCAAACGCAAGACAGTGACGACAACCAACAAGAACAGTGACAGTAACAACCGACAGACCACTCGCAAACCCGTGACTGGTGTCAACAACAAACTCGACAAGTCCCCAAAGATCACCATAAACCTAAAGAGCGTGAATGTGCGCAGGCCAGGGGGATCAGGACAGAATTCCAAGAGACGTGTGGTCATTAACAATGTGCCCGTGGAGCTACGGAGCTCAGGGGGTAATGCTAGTGATGCAGCGACTGGGACAGGAACTTTGACTGATGGGGACGAGGACGAAGAGAATGAGTTTGAGGAGGACGACGTACAGGACATGGAGGAAGTGCCAGAGTTGAGGACTAGCCAGGAGACAACACAGACTGACCTAAACAAAACtgacgcaattaaaaaaacaactaaaGAGGAACAACCTCTTGTACAGAGTACAGAAAACCCCAAGACCGAGAGACGCGACTCCAGGAAACTGGATCCCCAACAGGAGACCAAGATCCTTGACAAATCACTGGACTCACGACTATTACACCTCCAACGCAATCGTACCAGCACTTTTTCGGATTCCCAGACCAGCTCCACAGCCAGTTTGGGACGATCCACGCGGCAAACCAAGGCGCCCAAGACCAACAAGCCCACTAAGCGGGGCGTCGAACTGAGACAGTACCAGAACAGACCGCTGTACGAGAGACCCCAGAAGGTGGTGGTCAACGGACCGAACGCCGACCAGTACGAGATCGAGATCAACATACGACAGACAAACAAGAGTCCCGTCTCGCGACCCTCGATGACCGACTATGCGGAGTACACGACTGCCCACAAACCGTACTACGAATCGAACTACGCACCGCACTACGTGGACTATGCGAGCACGACACCCGTTCCCTTGCCAAGCTACGGGTACCACCAGCCCCTGGCGGAGATTAGCACTCAGGGACAGAGAACAAAGCCACCGACTATTATCTATCtgaacgacaacgacgacagACGGACTACGACCCGAGCACCGAACATCTTCCAGAACTTTTTGACCTTTGCCACGAACAGTTTTAATCCCCTGGGGAACCGACGACCGATGCCTACAACTCCTTCGCCCATCTCCCAGAGCCACAAGGAGCAGAGGCCCATTTTTGAAAACAATGTTGTACACAGTCCCATTAGCATTGGTGGGaactcacacacactgacCGGTTATCCCTCCTACTCCCCACGTCCGACTTCAGTGCACTCCTATCCGGTGTCCACCAGCTCCCAGATAGGAGCTAATCCTGGTTCCGGGTTTCTGCACGCCTCTAGCAGCGCCGTGAGCGCTGGCCACTTTGGCAGCATCTCCGGAGTGGCCAGTGCCAATGGTGCTGACAGCACCTTTAGCTTCAATATACGACCGCGACCTAGTCAGGAGCTGGGTCCGGCAGTGAGCTCTTATCCGCGACCGCAGCAGAGTCAGGGGGGAGGATCCTACGGCCTGGTTGGGCCACCTTCCTACAGACCAGACTATCCGCCAGCCCAGAGCGAACTATACTACGACAGGGAACTAAGTACTGACAGAAACACCAGTCCGTTCTCCGGCTCCAGCTCGAGTTCGGTGTACAGGCCACAGATACAACAGCAGACTTTCTACGGACGGACACCGGAACTCAAGGAGGCGGGCAACGCCAGCAACGAACTGACCCAGACAGAGCATAAACTCTACCTACAGGACTATGACTATGTGAGCAGGACTCTGTCCAACCTGACAAAGGACGAAAGCACTTTGACTCCAGACGATGATGACTACGTTTACGACGAAGACATGCCTAGCAACGACCTGGACAAGACAGAGACCCGTAAGGAGTCGGACCCAACGGACATGTCCACCAAAAAGTTTGACAAAGACGGCTACATGAGACCCCAACTGATGCGCGACTCGACGACCCACAACTCGACTGGAACGAACGTGACCTCCCTGGACGACAACTACGTAATGCCCATGCTGGCGAACAAGACGCAGACGAGCTACGTGACCGAGGTGCCCAAGCCCATGCTGTCCACCTCCAGCCGGACTGTGACGAACAGCAAGGTAACCGTCTTCCCCGACAGCCTGGGCAAGCAGCTGGGCAACGACATACTGGCGGACGAGGCGGAAGACTATGACGAACGGAACTCGGAGGCGCGCCAGAAGGCCCAGAAGCTCAAGCAACTGGCCAGTGTGGCATTCGCACCGATAACAGTACTGACCAAGCCGGACAGACCCGACAACTGGGTGATCTACAATAAGGCCAGTGAGGAGCCACCGCTGCCGCAGCCGCCTCTGATCAAATCAAATGATGTGGCACCCACCGGCGAGGTACCTACTCCTATCAAGAACTTTAATAATGCCTGGCGGAAGCAGGATCTGAAGGCGGCTCAGCCGGAGACGTCAGCCAAGCTAGAGGATGTGTCAAtaccaacaacaaccactgtGGCAGCAGCGGAGAGTAACTAG
- the LOC108073484 gene encoding solute carrier family 25 member 44 produces the protein MTETSGARLSVASGGAAGTSSGVDGSPYIRTIEWNMMNKTKFFPLSMLSSFSVRCCLFPLTVIKTQLQVQHKSDVYKGMVDCAMKIYRSEGVPGLYRGFWISSVQIVSGVFYISTYEGVRHVLNDMGAGHRMKALLGGGCASLVGQTIIVPFDVISQHAMVLGMAAHAGSKGDINPLGIKSWPGRSRLHISMDIGREIMRRDGFRGFYRGYTASLMAYVPNSAMWWAFYHLYQDELCRICPIWVSHLFIQCVAGSLGGFTTTILTNPLDIVRARLQVHRLDSMSVAFRELWQEEKLNCFFKGLSARLVQSAAFSFSIILGYETIKRIAVDEQYKHQIRW, from the exons ATGACGGAAACCAGCGGCGCCCGCCTCTCGGTGGCCTCCGGCGGTGCAGCCGGCACTAGCAGCGGCGTGGACGGATCCCCCTACATACGCACCATCGAGTGGAACATGATGAACAAGACCAAGTTCTTCCCGCTCTCCATGCTAAGCTCCTTCTCGGTGCGCTGCTGCCTCTTTCCGCTGACGGTGATCAAGACGCAGCTGCAGGTGCAGCACAAGAGCGATGTTTACAAGGGCATGGTGGACTGTGCCATGAAGATCTATCGCTCCGAAGGTGTGCCCGGCCTGTATCGTGGCTTCTGGATATCCTCGGTACAAATCGTCTCAGGAGTATTCTACATCAGCACCTATGAGGGCGTGCGCCACGTACTCAACGATATGGGTGCCGGTCATCGAATGAAGGCGCTGCTCGGCGGCGGCTGCGCCTCACTGGTGGGCCAGACCATCATAGTTCCTTTCGACGTGATATCGCAGCACGCCATGGTGCTGGGAATGGCGGCGCACGCCGGCTCCAAGGGCGATATCAACCCGTTGGGTATAAAGTCATGGCCCGGCCGGAGTCGCCTGCACATCTCCATGGATATTGGCAGGGAGATAATGCGACGCGACGGGTTCCGGGGCTTCTACCGAGGCTACACCGCCAGCCTAATGGCCTACGTACCTAACTCTGCCATGTGGTGGGCCTTCTATCACCTCTATCAGG ACGAACTGTGCCGCATATGCCCCATTTGGGTTTCTCATTTGTTCATCCAGTGCGTGGCTGGCAGCCTGGGCGGCTTCACAACGACAATATTAACCAATCCATTAGATATAGTTCGCGCCCGTTTACAG GTCCATCGTTTGGACTCGATGAGCGTCGCTTTCCGGGAACTGTGGCAGGAGGAGAAGCTGAACTGCTTCTTCAAGGGCCTGTCCGCCCGCCTGGTGCAGTCGGCGGCCTTCTCATTCAGCATTATCCTAGGCTACGAGACCATCAAGCGCATTGCCGTGGACGAGCAGTACAAGCACCAGATCCGCTGGTGA